The genomic DNA TATTTTGAAGCTACAATATATCTTTGGCGAAGTGGATGCTATGGTGACAGAAGCCGTGTATCAGTATATGATAGCGCACCAAATTTCTAACATCATCAGTTTTGATGAACGCATCAATGCTGTTCTTAAAACCAAGTTTCACCTTTATAAAAAAGTACGAACCAGAGATTTTTTAATCCATAAAGAATTTGCTGAGCTTTTGCCTCAAAATGTCAAATGGACTATTTCGGGCGGCGATGCTGATTGTGTCTTTACTTAATTGCTAAATCGGTAAAAATAATAAGGATTTCCTAATCAATAGAAAATCCTTGTTTGATGAAAAATGGTTTAAATACTCAAAAAATGAAAGTCTAAATTTTAGCACTCTGCCACATTAACGGCGATGGCTAAGCCTCCTTCGGAGGTTTCTTTGTATTTGGAGTTCATATCTTGAGCGGTTTCCCACATCGATTTAATCACATCATCTAAACTCACGCGCGCATTCTCAGGGTTGCTTTCCAGAGCGAGTTGCGCCGCTGTGATAGCTTTCATTGCACCCATAGAATTTCGTTCAATACAAGGGATTTGCACCAAACCTTTAATAGGATCACAAGTGAGTCCAAGGTGGTGTTCCATCGCGATTTCCGCTGCCATAAGGACTTGCGCAGGGGTGCCTCCAGAAATTTCGGTTAGGCCTGCCGCCGCCATAGCTGAAGATACGCCGATTTCCGCCTGACAACCTCCTGCCGCTGCAGAAATGGTGGCATTCTTTTTAAACAAAGTACCGATTTCGCCCGCCACCAACAAAAAACGAACAATATCATCAGGCGTGTTGAACTCCGTAAAAGTCTGAGCATACATCAACACGGCAGGAATTACACCGCTGGCACCATTGGTAGGCGCTGTGATAATCCGCCCAAAGCTGGCATTTTCCTCATTCACTGCTAAGGCAAAACAAGAAATCCATTTGGTGATATTGTTGAAGTTCTTTTCTGAATTTTTTACTAAATTAAACCATTCATTGATATTATGATAATGTTGATCTTCGCCTAAAAGTTTACGGTTAAGTGCTGCAGCACGGCGGCTCACTTTCAATCCTCCAGGGAGAATTCCTTCTTTATTAACGCCTTTGTAGATACATTCTTTAATTTGTTGCCAAATGTAGAGTGCTTCGGCTTCGGTTTCTTCTGGGGTGCGCCATGCTTCTTCGTTAATTTTAACTAAATCAGAAATGCGCTGTAAACCAAGTTTTTGTGTATAGTAGATAATGTCTTTACCTTTATGACAAGGGTAAAGCGTACGGATGCAAGTTTGCTCTAAAGTATTGTCCTCTTGGGTCGCCACAAAACCGCCTCCCACGGAATAGTAATCTTGCGAAATGATTTCTCCATCGTTAAATACAGCTTTGAAAATCATACCATTAGGGTGGAAATCTAAACTTTCTGCCATATTCAGCACCAAATGATGCCCATAGATAAATGGAATCTCCTTTTCGTCGCCCAAAAGTAGGGTTTGGCTTGATTTAATGTGCTCTATTTTCTCATCAATTTTGGTGGTATCTATGGTTTTAAAATTTTCTCCTGCCAGCCCCAGCATCCCCGCGATGTCCGTACCGTGCCCGATACCTGTCTTCGCCAAAGAGCCAAAAAATTCTACAAAAACTTCTTTCACTTCGGTGATGGAGCGCTGTCTTCTGATGAGGTTTAAAAATAATTCTGCAGCATTCCAAGGGCCCATAGTGTGAGAACTGGACGGACCGATGCCGACTTTTATGATTTCAAAAACGCTGATGGATTGCATTTCAAGGTGTTTTTATTAAAAGCAAATATAAATAATCTCGCGGACTTATAAAATTTTTTTTAGAATTTCGGAGGTTTCTTTAGCCTTAGTTAAAGGGAATAGATGTGTGCCGTCTTTTATAATATAATCAGGTTGAGAGTTTTGGAGCGGAAAAACCCAATCTCTGTCGCCCATAATCTGCACAACCTCAGGCTGTTTGGGGAATTTCCAATTGACAATTTTATCCATACTCCATTTGATGTAATACGGATGGGTGACTTTAAAATATTGCATCAGTTTAGGACTTTTGGGCGCTACAATGGCTCTAATGAAACGATAAACCAGCGTAGATTGGTCGCTAAAAAATGCTGTGGGCATCCGCCTTGGGAGCTGTGTGATTTTCCCGAAACGCATCAACCGTGATTTTTCTAAATCGGATTTTAAAGAGCCTAAAATAATTACTTTTTTGGCTGGTTTAATTTGATGAATTTCTTGAACGATAAATCCACCAAAAGAATAACCCAAGAGCGCAAAATCTTCATTTTCTTCAATAGAAGATGCCATTCTTTGAATATAGTGGCTAAAACTTTCATTACGCTCTGGGATGAGCCAGGGTATAAAAACAGGCTCTACATGATCAGGGAATTTAAGTTTTTCTAAAACGCTAAAATCTGCTCCTAATCCACTGATAATGTAGAGTTTCATTGGTGATAATTATTTAAGAATTAACCAAATCTAACCCACCAAAATTACCAGAACTCATCATAAGAAAAGCCCCTTGTGTTTTGTCTAAACTTTGCCAATATTGCTGCAAATCTTCCGCATTGGTAAAGACTTTGAGCTGCAGATTTTTAAATTTCTCTCGGATAAGGTCGGGAGAAATCGGCGCCATTCTTTTGATTTTTAAGGCTTCCTCAGAATAGAATACCACGGCGTGGTCTAAGCCATTTAAGGCGTTGGCGTATTGCTCCAAAAATACAGGATTGAGCGAAGAATAGGTGTGCAGTTCTAAAAATCCGAAAGTGGGCTGTCCTTTAAATTGCTCGGCAAAGGCTTTTGTGGTGGCTTTAACCTTGCTGGGAGCGTGGGCAAAATCTTTGTACAAAATGCCGTGGTCTGGGCGTTCCACCTTTTCTAAGCGTTTGGAGGCACCTTTAAAACTCATAATCGCTTCATAAAAAGCCTCTTCCATAATGCCCAATTGCTGGCAAATCAGTCTGGCGCCCTCCATATTGAGGAGGTTGTGCGCACCAAAAACCGAAACGGGAACTTCGCCCATTTCTGTCTCCAAATAAACTTGGTGGTGGTTGATGTGGTATTTTGGCGTTCTGTAAGGGATTTTTCGGAAATAATTTTCGGCTTGCTCTACCACTTTTACCACTTCTTCATCTTCTTCATTATAGACCAAAATGCCGCCTGGTGTAATGGTGCTGACAAATTTTCTAAACTGTTCCACATAATCATCAAAGGTTTTAAAAACATTGATGTGGTCCCAAGCAATCCCCGAAATTAGGGCGATATTGGGCTGGTAGAGTAAAAATTTAGAGCGCAGATCTATGGGCGAGGAAAGGTATTCATCACCTTCCAGAATCATAAAATCGTTGTGTTCTGTGGTTTTGACCATACAATCAAAGCCTTCCAACTGGGCGCCCACCATAAAATCAACCTCCTGATGATGGAAATTGAGCACATGCAAAATCATAGAAGTGATGGTGGTTTTGCCGTGTGAACCGCCGATAACCACACGGGTTTTGTCCTTGCTTTGTTCATACAAAAACTCGGGGTAGGAGTAGATTTTAAGCCCAAGCGCCTTGGCTTTAGCCAATTCTGGATTGTCGGCATGGGCGTGCATTCCGAGGATCACGGCATCTATATCTTCAGTTATTTTTTCTGGAAACCAGCCCAAAGCATCAGGCAAGAGTCCTTTTTTTTCTAATCTTGATTTTGAAGGTTCAAAAATGGCATCATCAGAGCCAGTCACTTGGTAGCCTTTATCTTTAAGCGCAATGGCGAGGTTGTGCATAGCGCTGCCGCCTATAGCGATGAAATGTGTTCTCAATGTGGTGTTTTTGTTTGGTTAATCTATTTTGATATTGGAGAGTTATTCGGCAGTTTTTTCCTGCGTATTATTTTCTTCCTCTTTTTTCTTTTTAAGCTCCTCATCATAATCGTGGAGGAGGTTGTGTTCTGGCGTTTGCTCTATGGCGTGCATTATTTTTTGTAGTATTTCCTGTGCAGATTCATTATCATAATCAATGTCTAAGGCAGGTTTAAACTCCATAGTAGGCTCTACGCCAGTTACTTTTATTTTAAGTCCTTTTTTATCAAAAGCTCTACGAAAGCCATTGATTTTTATCGGAATGACAATTGGGCGTTGCTGTTTTACCAATTTGGCAGTTCCTTTCCGCCCTTGTGCAAATGCGGAGGTAGTGCCTTGTGGAAAGGTAATCACCCAGCCGTTATCCAAAGCTTTGATGATGTTTTCCACTTCGGACATATCCACCATTCTGTTTACAGCTTTGCCTTCGGCGCGCCAAGTTCTTTTAACGGTAACCGCTCCTGCGAGTTTAAAAATCCGTGCTAAAAGCCCTTTGTTCATCGTTTCTTGGGCTGCCACATAGTAGAAATCTACTTTGGGATTGAGGAGGTAAATAGGGTTTTTAATGGTGTTGAGGTAGCCATTATTGACCGCACAAAAAGCGTGGTACATAGCTGCCACATCAGCAAAATAAGTCTGGTGGTTAGACACGAATAAAACATTGGTCTGCGGGAGGTCTACAAGATGCTCCGTACCAGAGATTTTCAGTTTATTAAAGCCATTAAAGCGCCGATAAGATATCAGCCCTAAAATGAAAATAATAAAGCGTTTTAAGAAATAAAGGTTACCGAAAGAGTCGGTAAATATTGTTTTTTTTGCCATAGACATTGATAAGTTAGGAGAGCAAATTTAAACATTTTTCAGCAATCTACTAAATTCGCTCAAAATCATTGAAGTAGCGCCCCATATGGTGTAATTTTGATAGTGGATCACAGGGACTTCTATACCTTTGGTGCCAGGGAGCGTCATCATTTGAGGTTGTTGGGTCAGCTCTAATAATGCCGAAATAGGCAGTTCTATAAGCTCTACGGCTTCGGCTTCTTGTAGGATAAAAGTGGGATTTTTCTTGGTGTAAGAAATGTAGGTATGCACATAAAAATTACTCGGCGGAATGTAGAGTGGGCTCATCTCTCGGATCAGTCGGATGTAATGCCTTTCTATGCCCAATTCTTCCGAGGTTTCTCTGATGGCGGTTTCTGAAAAATCGTGATCAGCGGCTTCTTTCTGCCCTCCAGGGAGCGAAATCTGTCCGCTGTGCCGATCATTTTGGTTGATGCTCCTGACCATAAGTGGGAGGTGCCATTCGTTGTTTTTGAGGTAGAGCAAGAGATTAACCGCAGCCCAGCGCGGGTGTTTTTCTAAAATTTCGGAGTACGAAAATAGAGGGCGGTAGGGTGGCGAAAATAGGCGATGAGCCTGCTCGCCCTCCAATGGGGCTTGTTTTATTTTCTGAAGTAAATCTCTGCCTAAATGGTTCATATTAAGGTCGCATCTTGAGTTTTAAAAATCGTTGTAAGTCTTTATTGGAGCCGTATAGCACCAGAATGTCATTGGTTTCTAAGACATTATTAGCCACTGCCACGCCCAATACTTTGTTCTCGGTTTTGGTCTTTCCTAAAAGGCTTTTCACTTCCATTTTTTTGATGATGGTGAGCG from Riemerella columbina includes the following:
- a CDS encoding NUDIX hydrolase, which produces MNHLGRDLLQKIKQAPLEGEQAHRLFSPPYRPLFSYSEILEKHPRWAAVNLLLYLKNNEWHLPLMVRSINQNDRHSGQISLPGGQKEAADHDFSETAIRETSEELGIERHYIRLIREMSPLYIPPSNFYVHTYISYTKKNPTFILQEAEAVELIELPISALLELTQQPQMMTLPGTKGIEVPVIHYQNYTIWGATSMILSEFSRLLKNV
- a CDS encoding UDP-N-acetylmuramate--L-alanine ligase; amino-acid sequence: MRTHFIAIGGSAMHNLAIALKDKGYQVTGSDDAIFEPSKSRLEKKGLLPDALGWFPEKITEDIDAVILGMHAHADNPELAKAKALGLKIYSYPEFLYEQSKDKTRVVIGGSHGKTTITSMILHVLNFHHQEVDFMVGAQLEGFDCMVKTTEHNDFMILEGDEYLSSPIDLRSKFLLYQPNIALISGIAWDHINVFKTFDDYVEQFRKFVSTITPGGILVYNEEDEEVVKVVEQAENYFRKIPYRTPKYHINHHQVYLETEMGEVPVSVFGAHNLLNMEGARLICQQLGIMEEAFYEAIMSFKGASKRLEKVERPDHGILYKDFAHAPSKVKATTKAFAEQFKGQPTFGFLELHTYSSLNPVFLEQYANALNGLDHAVVFYSEEALKIKRMAPISPDLIREKFKNLQLKVFTNAEDLQQYWQSLDKTQGAFLMMSSGNFGGLDLVNS
- a CDS encoding L-serine ammonia-lyase — translated: MQSISVFEIIKVGIGPSSSHTMGPWNAAELFLNLIRRQRSITEVKEVFVEFFGSLAKTGIGHGTDIAGMLGLAGENFKTIDTTKIDEKIEHIKSSQTLLLGDEKEIPFIYGHHLVLNMAESLDFHPNGMIFKAVFNDGEIISQDYYSVGGGFVATQEDNTLEQTCIRTLYPCHKGKDIIYYTQKLGLQRISDLVKINEEAWRTPEETEAEALYIWQQIKECIYKGVNKEGILPGGLKVSRRAAALNRKLLGEDQHYHNINEWFNLVKNSEKNFNNITKWISCFALAVNEENASFGRIITAPTNGASGVIPAVLMYAQTFTEFNTPDDIVRFLLVAGEIGTLFKKNATISAAAGGCQAEIGVSSAMAAAGLTEISGGTPAQVLMAAEIAMEHHLGLTCDPIKGLVQIPCIERNSMGAMKAITAAQLALESNPENARVSLDDVIKSMWETAQDMNSKYKETSEGGLAIAVNVAEC
- a CDS encoding alpha/beta hydrolase, whose protein sequence is MKLYIISGLGADFSVLEKLKFPDHVEPVFIPWLIPERNESFSHYIQRMASSIEENEDFALLGYSFGGFIVQEIHQIKPAKKVIILGSLKSDLEKSRLMRFGKITQLPRRMPTAFFSDQSTLVYRFIRAIVAPKSPKLMQYFKVTHPYYIKWSMDKIVNWKFPKQPEVVQIMGDRDWVFPLQNSQPDYIIKDGTHLFPLTKAKETSEILKKIL
- a CDS encoding lysophospholipid acyltransferase family protein; translation: MAKKTIFTDSFGNLYFLKRFIIFILGLISYRRFNGFNKLKISGTEHLVDLPQTNVLFVSNHQTYFADVAAMYHAFCAVNNGYLNTIKNPIYLLNPKVDFYYVAAQETMNKGLLARIFKLAGAVTVKRTWRAEGKAVNRMVDMSEVENIIKALDNGWVITFPQGTTSAFAQGRKGTAKLVKQQRPIVIPIKINGFRRAFDKKGLKIKVTGVEPTMEFKPALDIDYDNESAQEILQKIMHAIEQTPEHNLLHDYDEELKKKKEEENNTQEKTAE